TAAAGTGCCCTATGTGGACATTTCTTGACCTCGTAAGAAGATTTAATTGACAATGTATGAAGAGCGTTTAGTACCTGTATCTGATTATGTATTTTAAGCAAATGGTACAGCTTGTTATTTGTAGTATATACTATCCAATGTTGCTTTTATGTTTGTAATTGTGTGAAAACTTCTACCAAATTGTTCATTCGTGTTTATCTGTCATCACCTATACGGTATTATTTATTAgcgtttttaaaatatatatcatcGAAGTCAAATGTACAATGCTTATAGTTTATTATTTCATATTCTTTGCgttttatgtttaaaatatacGCGTAGAGTTATCCGGTAAGATTGTGAATATAAGAATAAAGAATACCTTTTTCCACGGCTGTGTATTTCAGCGCAAGAGACACTGAAGAACGGGGATTACAATGTTAAGGATCCTGGAGCCCTGGGTCACTTTGGTGGCTGTGTCCCTAATGGCCGAAAGGGCGCTTTGTGGCTACGGGATGAGCGTGTTCGCCGCCCAGACGTCTCCGCCGGATCCATGCTACGACGAGAACGGCAACCCCCGGAGGTGCATCCCTGATTTCGTGAACTCCGCTTTCGGAAAGGAAGTGCGCGTTTCCAGCACCTGCGGGATGCCCGCGAGTAGATACTGTGTGGTGACCGAGAAAGGCGACGAACGGAACAGGAACTGCTACACTTGCGATGCCCAGGACCCCAAGAAGTCTCACCCACCGGCATATTTGACGGACCTCAACAACCCCCACAACCTCACGTGCTGGCAGTCGGAAAACTACGTGCAGTACCCACAAAACGTCACCTTGTCATTGTCGCTGGGCAAGAAGTTTGAGGTCACCTATGTGAGCCTTCAGTTTTGTTCCCCACGACCTGAGTCCATGGCCATCTATAAATCAATGGACTATGGAAAGTCGTGGGTGCCCTTCCAGTTCTACTCAACACAGTGTAAGAAGATGTACAACAAAGCGAACAAAGCAACAATCACTAAGCAGAACGAACAAGAAGCCGTTTGCACGGACTCTCATACGGAAATGCATCCTCTTTCAGGGGGTCTTATAGCGTTTAGTACCTTGGATGGTCGACCCTCGGCGCATGACTTTGACAACTCTCCCGTCCTTCAGGACTGGGTGACAGCCACCGACATAAAGGTGACATTCAACCGGTTGCACACTTTTGGCGATGAGAATGAAGACGACTCGGAATTGGCGCGAGACTCTTATTTCTATgcagtttcagacctgcaggtCGGCGGGCGATGTAAATGCAATGGACACGCTTCAAGGTGTGTAAAAGACCGCGACGGAAACCTGGTTTGTGAGTGCAAGCATAACACCGCTGGGCCGGAGTGTGACAGATGCAAACCTTTCCATTATGACCGTCCATGGCAACGTGCAACCGCTAGAGAAGCTAACGAATGTGTCGGTAAGTCCGTCAAATTGTTTACTTCCCTCTCTTTATTTGTTAGCATTCCCAGCTAGATTTATTTTCAGCAAAACTCCACAAGCAGCAGACCATTTTATATCAAATTATCCTGACCCGCACCCCATGCAGGACGCTATACATAAGATTTTTGCGTTTAAACTAAAGTAAGAAACGTTGGGATTCATGGACATCAGTAGCCTAGGTATAGGCCTAATTGATAGTTTGTTttgtataatgtatataatgtatGATTAAAGATAAAATTGCGATGTTGCACTATTTTGCAAATAAAAGCAATTTTCTTTTTAGATGGACACATTTTTCGTTCGTAAATGAACCGATTGATTTAGAAGTAGAATGAGAAATCGGAATTCGTAAGTTTATAAAAGATCAAATTTGGAAATTATGTTTCGTTTTTAATTCTTGTAGCTCAGGCGGTTAACTTTTAGTCGTAAAATAAATAGCCTAATACATGGGGTAAAATTATAACTGGTATTTACACGTGTCCGGCAGGGTGATTACATGCTATTTAACTATCTATTACTTCAGTCATGATTGAATGATCTTGTGATGTAGGCCAGTACCTTTATTAAACTTTGAAAATGGAATATACTCCTTTCATATTTACGCATTATAAAAATCCTTAAGTCATAATATAAACACGGATATAATAGTTTGTGCCGCAACTGCATTGCATTTTCCGGCAAACTGATTAATATCACCACACAGTAATTTATCAGTGCATCAAATTAATACAAAAAActtgaagaaaacattttctttaCGTCAATACCTTTGTGTTCACAGTTCAAAgggctttgttttgtttacttATTATTTATCTTAATAATTAATCAAAAGCTTCTGCAGGAGTTCTGCCGTTTAACTGGAGTAAACAGGATGCAACTAGGGGGAAACGACCGTACAGGTGCAACATCAAGcagtataatataaaaataagcacATAGACAAGTCGAATATTGCAAATCTCGGCCGTGTAGCTGGTCTGATAAATGAATGTGACAGTTGGCCTAAAAGAGACTAAATAATATCGTGGCTTTTCACATGCAACTCGAAAACCAATATGCATAATACCGTGACTATTgatgaaattaaatatttacaatCAGTACCCCATAGTTCAAGTTCGCTTTTGTGATGCATTCAGTGCCTATTGGATGGTTAATCAGTCAAGGTCCCTCTCAAATAGACGTCactctataataataataataataataataataataataataaataaataataattctcTCGGCGATATTTTATTGGCTCGCGAGTGCGTGCCTTACAGCTATGCTCCCCACAGCCCGATCAGCTACAGGAGAGGAAGGCGGCGCTTCCACTGCAGCGCCGTAACTGCAGGTGTTTGTTCAGCGATGATGAAAGCAGTTAAATAATGGCGGGGCTCAGACAATGCAATTCCGGTCGCGGGCGAACCGGACAGTCAGTCATCGGTTTCCCAGGGATGGCCATTCACATTGTACAGTTCCGTTCAACTTCCAAAATAGATGCCAATTTAAATCGCGTTAACTGTATGCCATTTTAATTGTACAGAAGTCCTAATTGTACAGATTTAATTCCTATTATTTGTTTCTACAATTTCACCTACCAGTATTAAAACATAATAGTGTGGATGGCAGAGTATACGAATCAGTATAAGAGGCACGTTAATTAAATCGAAGAAAACACTTCAAActgaatgcaaaataaaatgcaaatctTCTTCTgcttattattaaaataataacacttAACTAACTAAATGTATTAACACATTATCAAGGTAAATATGTAATTTGAAATATTATCTAAACAGCTTAGATAATTTCGTCTGTGTACGAAACTACAGTACTCTAGGGATTTTATTTAACGACGGAGAGATTAGAAAGATATTTTTACACGTTTTATTTAGTGTCATTTAAACCCCCGaattctttctttcatttcttggCACAGAACATGATTTTTTTATAATTGAAAAGCTGGCGTAAATTCTATAAAAGACATCTGGGATTATCAGGCGCCAACAATACGTACGTTAAATGAAGAACCATGAAGTGCGAGTTAAAGACGATTTAAACTCCAAAATTCGAAACTTTTGAATTACTTTCACTGTTCA
This genomic window from Paramormyrops kingsleyae isolate MSU_618 chromosome 22, PKINGS_0.4, whole genome shotgun sequence contains:
- the LOC111833898 gene encoding netrin-1-like, giving the protein MLRILEPWVTLVAVSLMAERALCGYGMSVFAAQTSPPDPCYDENGNPRRCIPDFVNSAFGKEVRVSSTCGMPASRYCVVTEKGDERNRNCYTCDAQDPKKSHPPAYLTDLNNPHNLTCWQSENYVQYPQNVTLSLSLGKKFEVTYVSLQFCSPRPESMAIYKSMDYGKSWVPFQFYSTQCKKMYNKANKATITKQNEQEAVCTDSHTEMHPLSGGLIAFSTLDGRPSAHDFDNSPVLQDWVTATDIKVTFNRLHTFGDENEDDSELARDSYFYAVSDLQVGGRCKCNGHASRCVKDRDGNLVCECKHNTAGPECDRCKPFHYDRPWQRATAREANECVACNCNLHARRCRFNMELYKLSGRRSGGVCLNCRHNTAGRHCHYCKEGYYRDLAKNISHRKACKACECHPVGAAGKTCNQTTGQCPCKDGVTGITCNRCAKGYQQSRSPIAPCIKIPTGPPSTSVSSTVEPSDCDTYCKVTKGKMKINMKKYCKKDYALQVHVLKGDKIGEWWKFIVNVISVYKQGSSRIRRGDQPLWLRAKDVACRCPKIKHGTKYLLLGSDEGGDGSLERGGGVVADKGSLLVQWKDTWARRLRKFQQREKKGKCKRA